A portion of the Haemorhous mexicanus isolate bHaeMex1 chromosome 3, bHaeMex1.pri, whole genome shotgun sequence genome contains these proteins:
- the CNIH4 gene encoding protein cornichon homolog 4, protein MESVVFIFSLIDCCALIFLSVYFIITLSDLECDYINARSCCSKLNKWVVPEVIGHAVVTVLMLISLHWFIFLLNLPVATWNIYRYIMVPSGNMGVFDPTEIHNRGQLKSHMKEAMIKLGFHLLCFFMYLYSMILALIND, encoded by the exons atgGAGTCGGTGGTCTTCATCTTCTCGCTGATCGACTGCTGCGCCCTCATCTTCCTCTCCGTCTACTTC ATAATCACTCTATCAGATCTGGAATGTGACTACATCAATGCTAGATCATGCTGCTCCAAGCTCAATAAA TGGGTGGTGCCTGAGGTGATTGGCCATGCTGTTGTCACTGTACTAATGCTTATTTCATTGCACTGGTTCATCTTTCTCCTTAACCTGCCAGTGGCCACGTGGAATATATACAG GTACATTATGGTGCCAAGTGGAAACATGGGAGTATTTGATCCCACAGAGATCCATAACCGAGGACAACTGAAATCACACATGAAAGAAGCCATGATTAAGCTGGGCTTTCATCTGCTCTGTTTCTTCATGTACCTTTACAG TATGATTCTGGCTTTGATAAATGATTGA
- the WDR26 gene encoding WD repeat-containing protein 26: MQANGAGGGQQQQQPPPQGPELGCLGAQNGEASAGTAAGDQLAHANGLLPSANSGGPGGGSPGGLGVNNGVPAAGGPGPAAAELGGGGGGGSALKKKKRLSQSDEDVIRLIGQHLHGLGLNQTVDLLMQESGCRLEHPSATKFRNHVMEGEWDKAENDLNELKALVHSPHAIVRMKFLLLQQKYLEYLEDGKVLEALQVLRCELTPLKYNTERIHVLSGYLMCSHAEDLRAKAEWEGKGTASRSKLLDKLQTYLPPSVMLPPRRLQNLLRQAVELQRDRCLYHNTKLDSNLDSVSLLIDHVCSRKQFPCYTQQILTEHCNEVWFCKFSNDGTKLATGSKDTTVIIWQVDPDTHQLKLLKTLEGHAYGVSYIAWSPDDNYLVACGPDDCSELWLWNVQTGELRTKMSQSHEDSLTSVAWNPDGKRFVTGGQRGQFYQCDLDGNLLDSWEGVRVQCLWCLSDGKTVLASDTHQRIRGYNFEDLTDRNIVQEDHPIMSFTISKNGRLALLNVATQGVHLWDLQDRVLVRKYQGVTQGFYTIHSCFGGHNEDFIASGSEDHKVYIWHKRSELPIAELTGHTRTVNCVSWNPQLPAMMASASDDGTVRIWGPAPFVDNQDIEEECSSMDS; encoded by the exons ATGCAGGCCAACGGGGCGGGagggggccagcagcagcagcagccgccgccGCAGGGCCCcgagctgggctgcctgggcGCCCAGAACGGCGAGGCCTCGGCGGGCACGGCCGCCGGTGACCAGCTGGCCCACGCCAACGGGCTGCTGCCCTCGGCCAAcagcggcggccccggcggcggcAGCCCCGGCGGGCTCGGCGTCAACAACGGGGTGCCCGCCGCCggggggcccggcccggccgccgccgaACTGGggggtggcggcggcggcggcagcgccctGAAGAAGAAGAAGCGGCTCTCGCAGTCCGACGAGGACGTGATCCGGCTGATCGGGCAGCACCTCCACGGGCTGGGGCTCAA CCAGACTGTTGATCTCCTCATGCAAGAGTCAGGATGTCGTTTAGAACATCCTTCAGCTACCAAATTCCGCAATCATGTCATGGAAGGAGAATGGGATAAG GCTGAGAACGACCTGAATGAACTTAAGGCCTTAGTGCATTCTCCGCATGCAATTGTG AGGATGAAGtttttgctgctgcagcagaagtaCCTGGAATACCTGGAGGATGGCAAGGTCCTGGAGGCACTTCAGGTTCTACGCTGTGAACTGACGCCTCTGAAATATAACACAGAACGCATTCATGTCCTCAGTGG GTACCTGATGTGTAGCCATGCAGAAGACTTGCGTGCAAAagctgagtgggaagggaaaggaacagCTTCCAGATCTAAACTTTTGGACAAACTCCAGA CCTACCTGCCCCCATCAGTGATGCTTCCTCCGAGGCGTTTACAGAACCTGCTGCGCCAGGCTGTGGAACTCCAACGGGACCGGTGCCTATATCACAACACCAAACTAGACAGCAACCTAGATTCTGTCTCGCTGCTAATAGATCACGTTTGTAGTAG GAAACAGTTCCCATGCTATACCCAGCAGATCCTAACGGAGCACTGTAACGAAGTGTGGTTCTGTAAATTCTCCAACGACGGCACTAAATTAGCAACAGGATCTAAGGACACAACTGTTATTATATGGCAGGTTGATCCA GACACTCACCAGCTAAAACTCCTTAAGACGTTAGAAGGTCACGCGTACGGGGTCTCCTACATTGCCTGGAGTCCAGATGACAACTACCTTGTTGCCTGTGGCCCAGATGATTGTTCTGAGCTTTGGCTCTGGAATGTACAA acTGGGGAGCTGAGGACAAAGATGAGCCAGTCTCATGAAGACAGTTTAACAAGTGTGGCCTGGAATCCTGATGGGAAGCGTTTTGTAACGGGAGGGCAGCGTGGACAGTTCTACCAGTGT gATTTAGATGGTAATCTCCTTGACTCCTGGGAAGGGGTGAGAGTACAATGCCTTTGGTGCTTGAGTGATGGGAAAACTGTTCTAGCGTCGGACACACACCAGCGAATTCGGGGTTATAACTTCGAGGATCTCACAGACAGGAACAT AGTACAAGAGGATCACCCTATTATGTCGTTTACTATTTCAAAAAATGGCCGTTTAGCTTTGTTAAATGTAGCAACTCAG GGAGTTCACTTATGGGACTTACAAGACAGAGTTTTAGTGAGAAAGTATCAAGGTGTTACACAAGGATTTTACACAATTCACTCGTGTTTTGGAGGTCATAATGAAGATTTCATTGCGAGTGGCAGTGAAG ATCACAAGGTGTACATCTGGCACAAGCGCAGCGAGCTGCCCATCGCGGAGCTGACGGGGCACACGCGCACGGTGAACTGCGTCAGCTGGAACCCGCAGCTCCCGGCCATGATGGCCAGCGCCTCCGACGACGGCACCGTTAGGATATGGGGACCAGCGCCTTTCGTAGACAACCAGGATAttgaag AGGAATGCAGTAGCATGGATAGTTGA